A genomic segment from Amphiprion ocellaris isolate individual 3 ecotype Okinawa chromosome 17, ASM2253959v1, whole genome shotgun sequence encodes:
- the LOC111580155 gene encoding zinc finger protein 703-like encodes MKYLPPVSAADRVSQRIELSETTDSKNSRPGAVVSLLTPLDPLRQAKRIPIRVIKMLTAHTGHLLHPEYLQPLTSAPVSIELDAKKSPLALLAQTCSQIGKPDPPSSSKLSSSCSQGDKEPSSRSSVSSLKLGEHRPSLEDKSSFKPYNKGSGDCRRDTVTSSSSSSGDKAGFRVPSSSSSVTTNGSLSSSSGQQSYPPHAASPSSRGSSSSTPPGQQQHHKQSQSPGGQHASHSQTANGDAAHEQGSPTSTSNNNNNSNPKKDIDVNKAGSDSPQHANSSHVRASTNCSNGSSDGGSNHDGGKAEPSQPNLGPGHITPISPYKSSQPLFPLPSSNMGYHGSVVGGYAGYPSQFVPGLDPTKSSLSVGSMGVPGKHPSSSPLTGASPPSFMQGLCRDPYCLSYPSVSHLGGSNCNSCIHDPSSSLKSSFPLVYPSHPLHSLHQNSLSSSVSSSLSHPLYTYGFMLPNDPLPHACNWVSAGGPCDKRFATSDELLAHLRTHTALPVGMDSKLLSVSSSGPASCHLHLPHQSSPGSMPSSLSLRAPPSLGLARYHPYSKVHLPPGPSSISLHSLPTTGPYYPHYALYSQRLGSASALGYQ; translated from the exons ATGAAATATCTCCCTCCAGTATCAGCTGCGGATCGAGTCAGTCAGCGGATCGAGCTCAGTGAGACCACCGACTCCAAAAACTCTCGTCCCGGTGCCGTGGTCTCTTTGTTGACCCCTCTGGACCCACTTCGGCAGGCAAAGCGGATCCCTATCCGAGTCATCAAGATGTTGACGGCGCACACCGGACACTTGCTACACCCGGAATATTTACAGCCTCTGACGTCCGCACCAGTCAGCATCGAG cTGGATGCCAAGAAGAGTCCCCTGGCCCTGCTGGCTCAGACCTGCTCTCAGATCGGTAAACCAGaccctccgtcctcctccaagctgagctcctcctgcagccagGGGGACAAGGAGCCCAGCAGCCGCTCGTCCGTCTCCAGTCTGAAGCTGGGGGAGCACCGCCCCTCCCTGGAGGACAAATCCAGCTTCAAGCCCTACAACAAGGGCAGCGGAGACTGTCGCAGAGACACggtcaccagcagcagcagctccagcggCGATAAAGCCGGGTTCAGGgtgcccagcagcagcagcagcgttacCACTAATGGaagtctgagcagcagcagtgggcAGCAGAGCTACCCGCCTCACGCTGCTTCACCCAGCtccagaggcagcagcagcagcaccccacctggacagcagcagcatcacaaacaGAGTCAGTCTCCTGGTGGACAACATGCCTCACACTCCCAGACTGCCAACGGCGATGCTGCCCATGAGCAGGGAAGTCCTACAAGCAcgagcaataataataataatagtaacccCAAAAAGGACATTGATGTAAACAAGGCCGGCTCGGACAGTCCGCAGCACGCCAACTCCAGCCACGTCCGAGCCAGCACAAACTGCAGCAACGGTAGCTCTGACGGCGGTTCCAACCATGACGGAGGTAAAGCAGAGCCCTCCCAGCCGAACCTCGGCCCTGGACATATTACACCCATTTCTCCTTATAAGTCGAGCCAGCCGCTCTTCCCCCTGCCCTCCTCCAACATGGGCTACCACGGATCTGTAGTGGGGGGATACGCAGGCTACCCATCCCAGTTTGTTCCTGGGCTGGACCCTACCAAGTCAAGCCTCAGTGTGGGAAGCATGGGAGTACCAGGGAAGCACCCGAGCTCTAGCCCTCTAACAGGTGCCTCCCCCCCTTCCTTCATGCAGGGTTTATGCAGGGACCCCTACTGCCTGAGCTACCCCAGTGTCTCCCATCTTGGTGGGAGCAACTGCAACTCCTGCATCCACGACCCATCCTCCAGCCTCAAATCCAGCTTCCCTCTGGTGTATCCCTCACACCCGCTCCACTCCCTCCACCAAAACTCCCTGTCGTCCAGCGTGTCCTCCTCCCTGTCTCACCCCCTCTACACGTACGGCTTCATGCTCCCCAACGACCCCCTGCCTCACGCCTGTAACTGGGTCTCAGCCGGAGGGCCGTGCGACAAGCGTTTCGCCACGTCAGATGAACTCCTGGCTCACCtccgcacacacacagctctgcCTGTGGGGATGGACAGTAAGCTGCTCTCGGTCTCCTCGTCTGGACCCGCCTCCTGCCACCTTCACCTCCCTCACCAGAGCAGTCCAGGCTCCATGCccagctccctctctctcagGGCTCCCCCCAGCCTGGGCTTAGCTCGCTATCACCCCTACAGCAAGGTCCATCTGCCCCCTGGaccctcctccatctctctgcACTCTCTGCCCACCACAGGCCCTTACTACCCCCATTACGCCCTCTACAGTCAGAGACTTGGATCTGCGTCGGCGCTTGGATATCAGTAA